Proteins encoded together in one Methanobrevibacter millerae window:
- a CDS encoding LysR family transcriptional regulator — protein MKLQSKGLISLEINGEIYGYKLYQSLESLNRTNSQRKSARELNISHTVLNRRILKAENTLGFKLTEKRGNGSVLTENGLKLLEEYRKYLIQIAEPDNINIAGGHISSSLIESLDLPFNINVYSSNDEDAFKLAKRGVVDLLTLDDPLIAYERDINFIPIAYDYLVLISSPDSKEIKSIKDLDNLEFVKVNGSAQRLAWNTLEHYDLNYSIRHEVNSQFDAFKLVKNSENLYSFLNASYFTGNEILKFDTRHVISLIKVNDEDPKTDEFINYLLTNAQKDIVKQGFIAMD, from the coding sequence ATGAAACTCCAAAGCAAAGGGTTGATTAGTTTAGAGATAAATGGTGAAATCTATGGTTACAAGTTATATCAAAGTCTGGAATCTCTAAACAGGACAAATTCCCAAAGAAAGTCCGCCAGAGAACTGAACATTTCACATACTGTTTTAAACCGAAGAATCCTTAAGGCCGAAAATACATTGGGATTCAAGCTGACAGAAAAAAGAGGTAACGGAAGCGTTCTTACGGAAAATGGCCTAAAACTTTTAGAGGAGTACAGAAAATACCTGATTCAGATTGCCGAGCCGGACAACATCAACATCGCCGGAGGCCATATCAGCTCCAGCCTTATAGAAAGCCTTGACCTGCCATTCAACATTAACGTTTACAGCAGCAATGACGAGGATGCATTTAAACTGGCCAAAAGAGGAGTTGTTGACCTATTGACGCTGGATGACCCATTAATAGCTTATGAAAGGGACATCAACTTCATCCCCATAGCATACGATTATCTCGTTCTGATTTCAAGCCCCGACTCCAAGGAAATCAAAAGCATAAAGGATTTGGACAATCTTGAATTTGTAAAAGTCAACGGCTCAGCCCAGAGGCTTGCATGGAATACGCTCGAACACTATGACCTGAATTACAGCATCAGGCATGAAGTCAATTCACAGTTTGATGCATTTAAACTCGTTAAAAATTCCGAAAACCTATACAGTTTCCTTAATGCGAGCTATTTTACCGGGAATGAGATATTGAAGTTTGATACAAGACATGTAATCAGCCTGATTAAAGTTAACGATGAAGACCCTAAAACTGATGAATTCATCAATTATTTGTTGACCAATGCACAAAAAGACATCGTTAAGCAAGGTTTCATTGCCATGGACTGA
- a CDS encoding carbohydrate kinase family protein, with translation MVKDIDLLAIGHSAHDYIIRVPSFPKANFSAPITDMKTFNGGAAANVACVGANLGLKTALVSAVGGDFKKTEYFEHMETLGVDTESLIVVPGEKTPTAFVLTDDNEDQISYFYWGAAKEFAESKVPANVIKNAQAIHLATGDPDFNWKCSEEAKNEDILVSFDPGQDLGMYDTKKLRDVIENATILFGNHHEIERILESLETDLTGLREMGPKIIVKTCGANGSEIYSSEEKITIDAIKVNVVDPTGAGDSYRAGFLSRFLNGESLEESAKFASAVSSFIIEHQGCQTNMPSFDDAFERMNEFY, from the coding sequence ATGGTTAAAGACATAGATTTACTAGCAATTGGTCATTCAGCTCACGATTATATTATTAGAGTGCCTTCATTTCCAAAAGCAAACTTTTCTGCTCCAATAACAGATATGAAAACCTTCAATGGCGGAGCAGCTGCAAACGTTGCTTGCGTTGGAGCAAATCTCGGACTGAAAACCGCTTTGGTATCTGCAGTTGGTGGAGACTTCAAAAAAACCGAGTATTTCGAACACATGGAAACTCTGGGCGTTGACACCGAATCATTAATTGTTGTTCCTGGAGAAAAAACTCCAACAGCATTCGTTTTAACTGACGATAACGAAGACCAAATCAGTTACTTCTACTGGGGTGCCGCCAAGGAATTTGCAGAAAGCAAAGTGCCTGCAAATGTAATTAAAAACGCACAGGCAATTCATCTGGCAACAGGCGACCCTGACTTCAACTGGAAATGCTCAGAAGAGGCCAAAAATGAAGACATACTCGTTTCATTCGATCCGGGTCAGGATCTTGGAATGTACGACACCAAAAAGTTAAGGGATGTCATCGAAAACGCAACAATCCTTTTCGGAAATCATCATGAAATCGAAAGGATTTTGGAATCTCTTGAGACCGATTTGACCGGATTAAGGGAAATGGGTCCTAAAATAATCGTTAAAACCTGCGGAGCAAACGGAAGCGAAATCTACTCCAGTGAAGAAAAAATCACGATTGACGCAATTAAAGTTAATGTCGTCGATCCTACCGGAGCCGGAGATTCCTACAGGGCAGGATTCCTGTCAAGGTTCCTTAACGGAGAATCACTGGAAGAATCTGCAAAATTCGCATCTGCAGTTTCATCATTTATTATTGAGCACCAAGGCTGTCAAACCAACATGCCTAGCTTTGACGACGCCTTTGAACGTATGAATGAGTTTTATTAA
- the hxlB gene encoding 6-phospho-3-hexuloisomerase, whose protein sequence is MELMKSSIKAIIGNIVSAEEFLDEESIDEFEDIIIESSNVFVTGAGRSGLAAKAFAMRLMHLGVSAYVVGETISPAINADDCIIAISGSGETNTIVSAAKIAKSRGSKVLTVTSYPDSTLGQLADACILVKGRTKKEVDDENYMKRQIHGNYTSLTPLGTAFELTTLVFLDAIVSELMEKMHQTESDLKARHTVLE, encoded by the coding sequence ATGGAATTAATGAAAAGCTCTATTAAAGCGATTATAGGAAATATTGTAAGTGCCGAAGAATTTTTGGATGAGGAATCCATTGATGAATTTGAAGACATTATTATTGAATCCAGCAACGTTTTTGTAACCGGTGCCGGAAGATCAGGGCTTGCCGCAAAGGCTTTTGCCATGAGGCTGATGCACTTGGGCGTAAGCGCATATGTTGTCGGAGAAACAATTTCCCCGGCCATCAATGCGGATGATTGTATAATAGCCATTTCAGGATCCGGTGAAACGAACACCATAGTTTCTGCAGCAAAAATTGCTAAAAGCAGGGGTTCAAAGGTCCTGACAGTTACTTCCTATCCTGATTCAACCTTGGGTCAACTGGCCGATGCATGCATTCTCGTCAAGGGTAGAACAAAAAAAGAGGTTGATGATGAAAATTATATGAAGCGTCAAATTCACGGTAACTATACCTCATTGACGCCTTTGGGTACTGCATTTGAACTGACCACTTTGGTATTTCTGGATGCAATCGTATCTGAATTAATGGAGAAGATGCATCAGACCGAAAGTGATTTAAAAGCAAGACACACTGTTTTAGAGTAA
- the fdhD gene encoding formate dehydrogenase accessory sulfurtransferase FdhD has product MRIEEIDAISYKNNEAKEVRENVVQDETITLTINGDISRSLSAIEDSLKEFAVGYMFNENMVDSLDSIKEIKIEGNQIFAEIDDRLLKTNETVLCSDSAGGWRSKIKDVKEVKSDFQVSVHELIDRIEELKDNAEIWQATGGTHVAGIVYDGQFVVKEDVSRHVAVDKVIGYGILNGFDLSNSYVIYSGRMPADMVIKMTRAGVPILASNAAPANSGYNIAKKGNVTLVGFLRGERCNIYNNQNRVIFD; this is encoded by the coding sequence ATGAGAATTGAAGAGATTGACGCAATATCATACAAAAACAATGAAGCAAAAGAAGTTAGGGAAAATGTCGTACAGGATGAAACGATTACATTAACAATTAACGGAGACATTTCCCGTAGTCTGTCAGCCATTGAGGACTCTCTTAAAGAGTTTGCGGTCGGATACATGTTCAATGAAAACATGGTCGATTCACTGGATTCAATAAAAGAAATCAAAATAGAAGGAAATCAGATTTTTGCCGAAATTGACGACAGACTGCTTAAGACTAACGAAACCGTTTTGTGTTCCGATTCCGCCGGAGGCTGGAGAAGCAAAATCAAGGACGTTAAGGAAGTCAAATCCGATTTTCAGGTTTCAGTCCATGAACTGATTGACAGAATTGAAGAGCTTAAGGACAATGCCGAAATTTGGCAGGCAACTGGAGGAACTCACGTGGCCGGAATTGTTTATGATGGTCAGTTTGTAGTAAAAGAAGATGTCAGCCGTCACGTTGCAGTCGACAAGGTAATCGGATACGGAATACTGAATGGCTTTGATTTGTCAAACTCTTATGTTATCTACAGCGGAAGGATGCCTGCGGACATGGTCATCAAAATGACTCGTGCCGGCGTTCCAATATTGGCCTCAAACGCCGCTCCGGCCAATTCAGGATACAACATTGCAAAAAAAGGAAATGTTACGCTGGTCGGTTTCCTGCGCGGTGAAAGGTGTAATATATATAATAATCAAAATAGAGTAATTTTTGACTAA